The Bacillus sp. 2205SS5-2 genome contains a region encoding:
- a CDS encoding RidA family protein: MKIVSTNEAPAAIGPYSQGMIVNNLFYSSGQIPLTAEGKLIQGDIIVQSHQVFKNLTAVLTEAGASLQTVVKTTVYLKNMEDFSAFNEVYGQYFDLHQPARSCVEVARLPKDVDVEIEVIALVK; this comes from the coding sequence ATGAAAATTGTATCGACGAATGAAGCACCAGCAGCGATTGGACCTTATTCACAGGGGATGATTGTAAATAATCTATTTTATAGTTCAGGTCAAATTCCACTGACAGCTGAAGGAAAATTAATACAAGGGGATATTATCGTTCAAAGTCACCAAGTATTTAAAAACCTGACAGCAGTGTTAACTGAGGCTGGGGCATCTTTGCAAACGGTTGTAAAAACGACGGTTTACCTAAAGAACATGGAAGATTTTTCTGCCTTCAATGAAGTGTACGGTCAATATTTTGATTTGCATCAACCTGCTCGGTCTTGTGTGGAAGTGGCAAGACTTCCTAAAGATGTAGATGTTGAAATAGAAGTCATCGCTCTTGTAAAGTAA
- the spoVG gene encoding septation regulator SpoVG — protein MEVTDVRLRRVNTDGRMRAIASITLDNEFVIHDIRVIDGNNGLFVAMPSKRTPDGEFRDIAHPINSSTRGKIQDAVLEEYHRLGELEEMELEEAGAS, from the coding sequence GTGGAAGTAACTGACGTAAGACTACGCCGTGTAAATACAGATGGTCGTATGCGTGCTATCGCTTCAATTACACTAGATAATGAATTTGTTATTCATGATATCCGTGTGATTGATGGGAATAATGGTCTATTTGTGGCCATGCCAAGTAAGCGTACTCCAGACGGAGAATTCCGTGATATTGCTCATCCGATTAATTCATCTACACGTGGTAAAATCCAGGATGCTGTTCTTGAGGAGTATCATCGTTTAGGAGAGCTAGAAGAAATGGAATTGGAAGAAGCTGGCGCATCCTAA
- the glmU gene encoding bifunctional UDP-N-acetylglucosamine diphosphorylase/glucosamine-1-phosphate N-acetyltransferase GlmU: MNRRYAVILAAGQGTRMKSKLYKVLHPVCGKPMVEHVVNQTSALHIDQTVTIVGHGAEQVQSYLKGRSSFALQEKQLGTAHAVMQAEEALADKDGVTLVICGDTPLIKAETMEALIHHHEEVNAKATILTGYAENPTGYGRIIRNQDGLVKRIVEQKDASEEEQREKEINTGTYCFDNKMLFQALKKVSNDNSQGEFYLPDVIEILQSEGNIVSAYQTNDFEETLGVNDRIALSQAETIMKRRINRDHMRNGVTIIDPENTYIGSDVTIGQDSVVYPNTSILGNSVVGEECIIGPGTEISDSKIGNQTEIRQSVVHRSSVGNQVAVGPFAHIRPESNIHDAVKIGNFVELKKTTIGPRSKASHLSYFGDAEVGADVNLGCGSITVNYDGKNKYLTRIEDGVFVGCNSNLVAPVTIGEGAYIAAGSTITEDVPSEALSIARARQVNKDNYVQNLNIKK; this comes from the coding sequence ATGAATAGACGTTATGCAGTAATTTTGGCCGCTGGTCAAGGAACACGTATGAAATCTAAATTATATAAAGTGTTGCACCCTGTCTGTGGAAAGCCAATGGTGGAACATGTTGTTAACCAGACATCCGCCTTACATATTGACCAAACAGTTACGATTGTCGGTCATGGAGCAGAACAGGTGCAATCCTATCTTAAAGGCCGAAGCTCATTTGCTCTACAAGAAAAACAGTTAGGAACCGCGCATGCTGTTATGCAAGCAGAAGAGGCACTTGCTGATAAAGACGGGGTTACCCTTGTAATTTGTGGTGATACGCCATTAATCAAAGCAGAAACGATGGAGGCGCTTATTCATCACCATGAAGAAGTAAATGCGAAAGCGACTATTTTAACAGGATATGCGGAAAATCCGACAGGTTATGGTCGTATTATCCGTAATCAAGACGGTCTCGTTAAAAGAATAGTGGAACAAAAAGATGCATCAGAAGAAGAACAGCGAGAAAAGGAAATCAACACAGGTACTTATTGCTTTGATAATAAAATGTTGTTTCAAGCACTAAAAAAGGTTTCTAACGACAACTCACAGGGGGAATTTTACCTACCAGATGTCATTGAAATTCTTCAGTCAGAAGGAAACATTGTTAGTGCGTACCAAACAAATGATTTTGAAGAAACATTAGGTGTAAACGATCGAATTGCTTTGTCTCAAGCGGAAACGATTATGAAAAGAAGAATTAATAGGGACCATATGAGAAACGGTGTCACTATAATTGATCCTGAAAACACTTATATCGGTTCAGATGTTACGATAGGTCAAGATAGTGTGGTGTATCCTAATACCTCCATTTTGGGAAATAGTGTGGTTGGAGAAGAGTGTATTATAGGACCTGGAACTGAAATTAGCGATTCTAAAATCGGTAATCAGACAGAAATCCGCCAGTCAGTTGTTCATCGAAGTTCGGTGGGGAATCAGGTTGCTGTTGGACCGTTTGCTCATATTCGTCCAGAGTCCAACATTCACGATGCAGTAAAAATTGGAAACTTTGTTGAACTAAAGAAAACAACTATTGGTCCAAGAAGCAAGGCATCTCATTTAAGTTATTTCGGAGATGCAGAGGTAGGTGCTGATGTAAACCTCGGGTGTGGCTCTATTACTGTGAACTATGATGGAAAGAATAAATATTTAACAAGAATTGAAGATGGTGTTTTTGTAGGTTGTAACTCTAATCTTGTGGCTCCTGTTACTATTGGAGAAGGTGCTTATATAGCAGCAGGATCGACCATTACTGAGGACGTTCCGAGTGAGGCTTTATCAATTGCCAGAGCACGTCAAGTTAATAAAGATAATTATGTACAAAACTTGAATATAAAGAAATAA
- a CDS encoding ribose-phosphate diphosphokinase encodes MTNQYKNSKLKIFSLNSNVALAQQIADEVGVNLGKSSVKRFSDGEIQINIEESIRGCDVFVIQSTSAPVNENIMELLIMVDALKRASAKTINIVMPYYGYARQDRKARAREPITAKLVANLLETAGADRVITLDLHAPQIQGFFDILIDHLMGVPILADYFEENGFKDEDIVIVSPDHGGVTRARKLAERLKAPIAIIDKRRPKPNVAEIMNIVGHIEGKKAILIDDIIDTAGTITLAANALIENGAKEVYACCTHPVLSGPAIERIQNSKIKQLLVTNSIALDEDKAIDKVVQLSVAPLIGEAIIRVFEEKSVSTLFD; translated from the coding sequence ATGACTAATCAGTACAAAAACTCTAAATTAAAGATCTTTTCTCTTAATTCAAATGTTGCTTTAGCGCAACAGATTGCAGATGAAGTGGGTGTCAACTTAGGGAAGTCCTCAGTAAAACGCTTCAGCGACGGAGAAATTCAAATCAATATCGAAGAGAGTATTCGCGGCTGTGATGTGTTTGTTATTCAATCTACAAGCGCACCAGTAAATGAAAATATTATGGAATTATTAATCATGGTAGATGCCTTAAAGAGGGCCTCTGCAAAAACGATTAATATTGTAATGCCTTACTATGGATATGCTCGTCAAGATCGAAAAGCACGAGCTCGTGAACCGATTACAGCCAAGCTGGTAGCTAACCTTTTAGAAACAGCCGGTGCAGATCGCGTGATTACTTTGGATCTCCACGCGCCACAAATTCAAGGTTTCTTTGATATTCTGATTGATCACTTAATGGGTGTTCCAATTTTAGCTGATTATTTTGAAGAAAATGGTTTCAAAGATGAAGATATCGTCATTGTTTCCCCGGATCATGGTGGTGTGACAAGAGCTCGTAAGTTAGCAGAAAGACTAAAAGCACCGATAGCTATTATTGATAAACGTCGTCCAAAGCCCAATGTAGCGGAAATTATGAATATCGTTGGACATATCGAGGGTAAAAAAGCGATTCTTATCGATGATATTATTGATACAGCGGGTACCATTACTTTGGCGGCAAATGCTCTTATTGAAAACGGAGCTAAAGAAGTATACGCTTGTTGTACTCACCCTGTTCTTTCAGGACCGGCTATTGAGCGTATTCAAAATTCTAAGATTAAACAGTTACTCGTCACTAACTCGATTGCTTTAGACGAAGATAAAGCGATTGATAAAGTCGTCCAATTATCTGTAGCACCATTAATTGGCGAAGCAATCATTCGTGTCTTTGAAGAGAAGTCTGTTAGTACTTTATTCGATTAA
- a CDS encoding 50S ribosomal protein L25/general stress protein Ctc, producing MSTTLTVNRREDFKRSTLTSLRAEGNFPAVVYGYKVENTPIYIDSAEFTKTIREVGRNGVISLKVGGEMRNVVLTDYQIDPIKNYMVHADFLVVNMNEEIEADVKIELVGEAPGVKDGGVLQQPLHEVSITAKPDQIPESIKIEIDRLQVGESITIGDLKDHSTYEINLEDERVVASILAPRQEEEINSGEEQEAGHPQNEEGRETEPNGGNQ from the coding sequence ATGTCAACAACATTAACAGTAAACAGAAGAGAAGATTTTAAACGTTCCACTTTAACTTCATTAAGAGCGGAAGGAAACTTCCCAGCAGTCGTTTATGGGTATAAAGTAGAAAATACACCAATTTATATTGACTCGGCAGAATTCACTAAAACGATTCGTGAAGTTGGACGAAATGGTGTTATTTCGCTGAAAGTCGGCGGAGAAATGAGAAATGTCGTTTTAACAGATTATCAAATTGATCCAATAAAAAATTATATGGTTCATGCCGATTTTCTCGTCGTCAATATGAACGAAGAGATTGAGGCCGATGTCAAGATCGAACTTGTCGGTGAAGCACCTGGTGTTAAAGATGGCGGCGTATTACAGCAACCATTGCATGAAGTTTCAATTACCGCTAAACCTGATCAGATTCCAGAATCAATAAAAATAGAAATTGATCGCCTTCAGGTTGGAGAATCCATTACGATTGGTGATTTAAAAGACCATTCAACCTACGAAATTAATCTAGAAGATGAGAGAGTTGTTGCTTCAATTCTAGCTCCACGTCAAGAAGAAGAAATTAATAGTGGAGAAGAGCAAGAAGCCGGCCATCCTCAAAATGAGGAAGGACGCGAAACAGAACCAAATGGTGGAAATCAGTAA
- the pth gene encoding aminoacyl-tRNA hydrolase yields the protein MKLIVGLGNPGNQYADTRHNIGFTIVDELARRHNVKLDQSKFKGQYAVIHVRGQKVMLLKPLTYMNLSGESIGSMVDYYDIKLDDVVLMYDDLDLPVGKIRLRQKGSAGGHNGIKSTIAHLGTQNFNRIRVGIDRPPMGMSVPNYVLGKFSSEEKKELIHVIDACANACEDWFEKPFLEVMNVYN from the coding sequence ATGAAACTAATTGTAGGTCTTGGAAATCCAGGGAACCAATATGCGGATACGAGACATAATATTGGATTTACTATTGTTGATGAACTGGCTCGTCGTCACAATGTAAAATTAGATCAATCAAAATTTAAAGGTCAATATGCTGTAATTCATGTGAGAGGTCAGAAGGTTATGCTATTAAAACCCTTAACCTATATGAATCTATCTGGTGAGAGTATAGGCTCAATGGTGGATTATTATGATATTAAGCTTGATGATGTGGTCCTAATGTATGACGATTTAGATCTACCAGTTGGAAAAATCCGTCTTCGTCAAAAAGGAAGTGCTGGAGGACATAATGGGATCAAATCAACGATTGCACATCTTGGTACTCAAAATTTCAATCGTATTCGAGTCGGGATTGACCGTCCACCAATGGGAATGAGTGTACCTAATTATGTACTAGGCAAATTCTCGTCGGAAGAAAAAAAAGAATTAATTCATGTGATCGATGCGTGCGCAAATGCATGTGAAGATTGGTTTGAGAAACCTTTTCTTGAGGTTATGAATGTGTATAATTAA
- a CDS encoding anti-sigma-F factor Fin family protein, with product MAIHYHCRHCGMNIGSLANSTFSTEQLGLHTLDAEERQEMVTYHQNGDIDIKTICEDCQESLNRNPDYHGLDYLLH from the coding sequence ATGGCCATTCACTATCACTGTCGTCATTGTGGAATGAATATAGGTTCACTCGCAAATAGCACCTTTTCCACAGAACAACTCGGACTCCATACTCTAGACGCAGAAGAGCGTCAAGAAATGGTGACATATCATCAAAATGGAGATATAGACATTAAAACAATTTGTGAAGATTGCCAGGAATCCTTAAATAGGAACCCTGACTACCACGGTCTAGACTACCTACTTCACTAA
- the mfd gene encoding transcription-repair coupling factor: protein MQLLYPLFSEQEELQSIFEGIEEGLSQQLIAGLSGSSRGLLVASSFHKMKRSSIVVTHNLLQAQKLYEDIVNLVGEEYTFLYPADELIAAEMSVASPELRGQRIDTLNQLIQGNKGIYILPMAGLRKILPPTDLWAQYQLSFQVGEEIDLEDCLVQLVQMGYHRAGMITTPGEFSVRGGILDIYPLTLSEPIRIELFDTEVDSIRRFGIEDQRSIEKLQQIMIGPASELLFHEEHLTRTVNRLPIELAKSLKKIKNEVVKEQLSQNIGFDLEKLRNGQLPDQMFKYMSIAYEEPASFLDYVDDNSLLFLDEYSRIQEISETLEKEETDWYISLLEAGEMIHDLSISHSLKGLLSLSSIPKIYLSLFLRHIPNANPENIVNISCKPMQSFHGQMNVLKGEIERWRKSRTTVLILAPNEERATKLQHVLEDYEIQTSLNLHDEALTGEPQIMVGNLNSGFEFPMMKFAVITEEELFNKKAKKTPRRQKLTNAERIKNYSELKVGDHVVHVNHGIAKYLGIETLEINGVHKDYLHLKYHGNDKLYVPVEQIELIQKYVASENKEPKLYKLGGSEWNRVKKKVQSSVQDIADDLIKLYAEREAAQGYAFSPDGEMQRDFEAQFSYQETEDQLRSIHEIKLDMEKIRPMDRLLCGDVGYGKTEVAIRAAFKAVSDGKQVAILVPTTILAQQHYETIKERLQDFPMTVGLLSRFRTKKQQTETMKEISKGTVDIVIGTHRLLSKDIHYRDLGLLVIDEEQRFGVTHKEKIKQLKTNIDVLTLTATPIPRTLHMSMLGVRDLSVIETPPENRYPVQTYVMEYNGGLIREAIERELARNGQVYFLYNRVEDIERKADEIAALIPEARVTYAHGRMSENELESVILSFLDGEFDVLVTTTIIETGVDIPNVNTLVVYDADRMGLSQLYQLRGRVGRSNRVAYAYFTYRKDKVLTEVAEKRLQAIKEFTELGSGFKIAMRDLSIRGAGNLLGAEQHGFIDSVGFDLYSQMLKEAIDERKGEVDSQPIEEETFEIDISIDAYIPEIYIPDGHQKIQMYKRVRSLGSLEEVDELKEELIDRFGEYPEEVAYLLQVAEMKIWAKTAKLQSMKQVKNEVVMYMTPEGTNEIDGSKVFALTNKHGRWIGLGLENNSLKITFNTKQIPFATWFNAAYDIILKLESAKKEG, encoded by the coding sequence TTGCAGTTATTATACCCATTATTTTCAGAACAAGAAGAATTACAATCGATCTTCGAAGGAATAGAAGAAGGTCTTTCACAACAGCTTATTGCCGGCCTTTCAGGATCATCCAGAGGGCTTCTTGTTGCGTCTTCTTTTCATAAAATGAAGCGGTCATCGATTGTCGTAACCCATAATCTGCTTCAAGCGCAGAAACTTTACGAAGATATCGTGAATTTAGTTGGAGAGGAATATACGTTCTTATATCCAGCGGATGAGTTAATTGCGGCAGAAATGAGTGTAGCAAGCCCAGAGCTTCGTGGCCAACGTATTGATACGCTCAACCAATTAATTCAAGGAAATAAAGGGATTTATATATTACCCATGGCGGGTTTACGAAAGATCCTACCACCAACGGACTTATGGGCACAATACCAGTTATCCTTTCAAGTAGGAGAAGAAATAGACCTAGAAGATTGTTTAGTACAGCTGGTACAAATGGGGTATCACCGCGCAGGGATGATTACGACTCCTGGAGAGTTTAGTGTAAGAGGTGGAATCTTAGATATATATCCACTGACTCTGTCTGAACCCATCCGCATTGAATTATTTGATACCGAGGTAGATTCAATCAGAAGATTTGGGATTGAAGATCAACGGTCGATTGAAAAGCTCCAACAAATAATGATTGGACCCGCTTCAGAACTCCTTTTTCATGAAGAACATCTGACACGAACCGTGAATCGACTCCCAATAGAGTTAGCTAAAAGTTTAAAGAAAATCAAGAACGAGGTAGTAAAGGAGCAGCTCTCCCAGAATATTGGTTTTGATTTAGAAAAATTGAGAAATGGCCAGCTTCCTGATCAAATGTTCAAGTATATGTCGATTGCTTATGAAGAACCTGCTAGTTTTCTAGATTATGTTGATGATAACAGCCTTTTGTTTTTAGATGAGTATAGTCGAATACAAGAAATCAGTGAAACGTTGGAAAAGGAAGAAACAGATTGGTATATCAGTCTTCTTGAAGCAGGAGAGATGATTCACGATTTGTCTATTTCCCATTCGCTGAAAGGGTTATTGTCCCTCTCATCTATTCCGAAAATCTATTTATCATTATTTTTACGTCATATTCCTAACGCAAACCCAGAGAACATCGTCAATATATCCTGTAAACCTATGCAAAGTTTTCACGGCCAAATGAATGTTCTTAAGGGAGAAATTGAACGTTGGAGAAAAAGTAGGACAACTGTTCTTATATTAGCACCTAACGAAGAAAGGGCGACAAAATTACAACACGTCTTAGAGGACTATGAAATTCAAACTTCTTTAAATTTACACGATGAAGCACTAACCGGTGAGCCACAGATTATGGTAGGAAATCTAAATTCGGGATTTGAATTTCCGATGATGAAGTTTGCTGTGATTACGGAAGAAGAATTATTTAATAAGAAAGCTAAGAAGACTCCTCGACGACAAAAATTAACGAATGCAGAAAGAATCAAAAATTACTCGGAGTTAAAAGTTGGAGATCATGTAGTACACGTAAACCATGGTATCGCAAAATATTTAGGGATAGAGACGCTTGAAATCAATGGTGTTCATAAAGATTATCTCCATCTAAAATATCATGGAAATGACAAACTTTACGTTCCAGTTGAACAAATAGAGTTAATTCAAAAATACGTGGCGTCAGAAAATAAAGAGCCTAAGCTGTATAAACTTGGGGGAAGTGAATGGAATCGAGTAAAGAAAAAGGTTCAATCTTCTGTTCAAGACATAGCGGATGATTTAATTAAGTTATATGCCGAGCGAGAAGCTGCTCAAGGTTACGCCTTTTCACCTGATGGAGAAATGCAAAGGGACTTTGAGGCACAATTTTCGTATCAAGAGACAGAAGACCAGTTACGATCAATTCATGAAATTAAGTTGGATATGGAAAAAATCCGCCCTATGGATCGATTATTATGCGGTGACGTTGGTTATGGAAAAACAGAGGTTGCAATACGTGCCGCCTTCAAAGCCGTATCCGACGGAAAACAAGTAGCGATTTTAGTCCCAACAACCATATTGGCTCAGCAACATTATGAAACGATAAAAGAACGACTGCAGGACTTCCCTATGACCGTTGGATTACTCAGTCGCTTTCGAACGAAGAAACAGCAAACGGAAACGATGAAAGAGATTTCAAAGGGAACAGTTGATATTGTTATTGGAACACATCGGTTGTTATCAAAGGACATCCATTATCGTGATCTTGGTTTGCTTGTTATTGATGAAGAGCAACGTTTTGGTGTGACCCATAAGGAAAAAATCAAACAACTCAAAACGAATATTGATGTCCTAACGCTTACTGCTACTCCAATTCCAAGGACTTTGCATATGTCGATGTTAGGTGTTCGCGATTTATCAGTCATTGAAACACCACCCGAGAACCGTTATCCTGTTCAAACATATGTAATGGAATACAATGGCGGATTAATTCGAGAAGCAATTGAGCGGGAATTAGCTCGGAATGGGCAAGTCTATTTTTTATATAATCGCGTGGAAGATATTGAGCGCAAGGCGGATGAAATTGCAGCCCTTATTCCAGAAGCACGTGTAACATATGCGCATGGGAGAATGTCTGAAAATGAACTTGAGTCAGTAATTTTAAGCTTTTTAGACGGTGAATTTGATGTACTAGTGACCACGACAATTATCGAAACAGGTGTTGATATTCCAAATGTAAACACGCTGGTAGTGTATGATGCAGACCGAATGGGACTCTCGCAGTTGTATCAATTGCGAGGAAGGGTGGGACGTTCAAACCGAGTCGCCTACGCCTATTTCACCTATCGTAAAGACAAAGTATTAACAGAGGTCGCAGAAAAACGACTGCAAGCGATCAAAGAATTTACTGAGCTTGGTTCAGGTTTCAAAATTGCTATGCGCGACTTATCCATTCGCGGGGCTGGGAACTTATTAGGAGCAGAGCAACATGGATTTATTGATTCAGTTGGTTTTGACTTGTATTCTCAAATGCTAAAAGAAGCCATCGATGAGCGAAAGGGAGAGGTTGATTCCCAACCGATAGAAGAAGAGACTTTTGAAATTGATATCTCGATTGATGCCTATATTCCTGAAATATATATTCCTGATGGCCATCAAAAAATACAAATGTATAAACGGGTACGGTCATTAGGTTCGCTTGAGGAGGTCGATGAATTAAAAGAAGAATTAATCGATCGCTTCGGAGAGTATCCTGAAGAGGTGGCCTATTTACTTCAAGTTGCAGAAATGAAAATTTGGGCGAAAACAGCGAAATTACAATCCATGAAACAAGTGAAAAATGAAGTTGTTATGTATATGACCCCAGAAGGAACCAATGAAATTGATGGTTCTAAGGTATTTGCCTTAACGAATAAGCACGGAAGATGGATTGGATTAGGGCTGGAAAATAATTCATTGAAGATTACTTTCAATACGAAACAAATTCCATTTGCTACTTGGTTTAATGCGGCATACGATATTATTTTAAAGCTAGAGAGTGCGAAAAAAGAGGGATAG
- the spoVT gene encoding stage V sporulation protein T: protein MKATGIVRRIDDLGRVVIPKEIRRTLRIREGDPLEIFVDRDGEVILKKYSPISELGDFAKEYAEALYDSLGSPVVICDRDVVITVAGGSKKEYMNKNVSELVEKTMDERTSMLQTTAGQAELVDGNEESYASFTMSPIIANGDPIGTVIIYSKDNTLGEVEQKAVETAAGFLARQMEH, encoded by the coding sequence ATGAAAGCAACTGGAATTGTTCGTCGAATTGATGACTTAGGACGTGTAGTCATCCCAAAAGAAATAAGGAGAACTCTCCGCATTCGTGAAGGCGATCCACTAGAGATTTTTGTTGATCGAGATGGAGAGGTTATTTTAAAGAAATATTCTCCGATAAGTGAATTAGGTGATTTTGCAAAAGAATATGCAGAAGCTTTATATGATAGTTTAGGAAGCCCAGTAGTCATCTGTGATCGAGATGTTGTTATTACTGTAGCCGGTGGGTCTAAAAAAGAGTATATGAATAAAAATGTAAGTGAGCTAGTGGAGAAAACGATGGATGAACGAACGTCCATGCTGCAGACAACAGCAGGACAAGCAGAATTAGTAGATGGTAATGAAGAAAGTTATGCCTCCTTCACGATGTCCCCAATTATTGCGAATGGAGATCCAATTGGAACGGTCATCATTTACTCTAAAGACAACACTTTAGGTGAAGTTGAGCAAAAAGCAGTAGAAACCGCAGCTGGTTTTTTAGCGAGACAAATGGAGCATTAG